In one window of Saprospiraceae bacterium DNA:
- a CDS encoding metallophosphoesterase has protein sequence MNINYCVLSILYLSLCYGAYKIQFFKPLGNQADLELAEIHKKEYKVYCDTSSWYFRSESELQLSDSSHIAETEMINIPCSLPHRLLLPNSAIWYTRKFLLSDTIILEVNADDGAQVWQDDRRVKSFYGDNFILFPKNGCSVIRIRVLNNAMFGGLQRVLLKVRKGKLFEFFERGANNNTRATFIQAKRDYQINPENDLNIDPAQPISFTFWGDSQGGWQTFNRLIESMNAIPQHFTIGLGDLTANGSNYNQWSSFLKCLGNMPNDLAKYLIAGNHDYDGYYDDLFPELYHLITGHIENPKPYFSWKVNQCLFIGLDGNRNFPLALDTAQLNWLDSLLVSNAGNSVRWRFILLHQPPYAQGWFGYEGDEFIRNWVDKYAEKYKIDFVLSGHVHNYERMSKQYGNHTTNFIVSGGAGGRLEPPESNSNPKMDIVIKEHHFCHISINDSIAHLKVYGIDGKLLDEFIYNKN, from the coding sequence ATGAATATTAATTATTGCGTTTTATCAATTTTATACCTGAGTTTATGCTATGGAGCATATAAAATTCAGTTCTTTAAGCCTCTTGGAAATCAGGCAGATTTAGAATTGGCCGAAATTCACAAAAAAGAATATAAGGTCTATTGTGATACAAGTTCATGGTATTTTCGAAGTGAATCTGAGTTGCAACTATCCGATTCAAGCCACATAGCAGAAACTGAAATGATCAATATACCCTGTTCATTACCACATCGTTTATTGTTGCCCAACAGCGCGATCTGGTATACGAGAAAGTTTTTACTTTCAGATACGATAATACTTGAAGTCAATGCAGATGATGGTGCACAAGTTTGGCAGGACGACAGGCGTGTGAAATCATTTTATGGAGATAATTTTATTTTATTTCCCAAAAATGGATGCTCCGTAATAAGGATCCGCGTATTAAATAATGCAATGTTCGGCGGTCTACAAAGGGTTCTTCTGAAAGTTAGGAAAGGAAAGCTTTTTGAATTCTTTGAACGAGGGGCCAATAACAATACCAGAGCAACATTTATTCAAGCTAAAAGAGATTACCAGATCAATCCTGAAAATGATTTAAATATTGATCCAGCCCAACCCATATCATTTACATTTTGGGGTGATAGTCAAGGTGGTTGGCAAACATTCAATAGATTAATTGAAAGTATGAATGCCATACCCCAACATTTTACAATAGGGCTAGGAGACCTGACCGCAAATGGCAGTAATTATAATCAATGGAGTAGTTTTCTAAAATGTTTGGGAAATATGCCAAATGATCTTGCAAAATATTTAATTGCTGGTAACCATGATTACGATGGTTATTATGATGACTTGTTTCCGGAATTGTATCATCTCATTACAGGCCATATTGAAAATCCAAAGCCCTATTTTAGTTGGAAAGTAAACCAATGTTTATTTATTGGATTGGATGGAAACCGAAATTTCCCGCTTGCATTAGATACAGCCCAACTGAATTGGTTGGACTCGTTGTTAGTCTCCAATGCGGGCAACTCCGTCAGATGGAGATTTATTCTACTTCATCAACCCCCTTATGCTCAAGGCTGGTTTGGATATGAAGGAGATGAATTTATCAGAAACTGGGTTGACAAATATGCAGAAAAATATAAAATAGATTTTGTATTGAGCGGGCATGTGCATAATTACGAAAGAATGAGCAAACAGTATGGCAACCACACTACAAACTTTATTGTATCCGGAGGAGCTGGAGGAAGATTGGAACCCCCGGAATCTAATTCCAACCCCAAAATGGATATAGTGATTAAAGAACATCATTTCTGTCATATTTCTATTAATGATAGCATCGCACATCTAAAAGTATATGGAATTGATGGTAAACTTTTGGATGAATTTATTTACAATAAGAATTAA
- a CDS encoding alkaline phosphatase family protein, whose product MKKYKFVLLIFISCILASNLLYTQEMKTQNVIFITLDGLRWQELFGGADDSLVRDLRFVKDTTLLKASYWDDDPDVRRRTLMPWMWNTVGVNGVLLGNQWKGSKVQVTNMHWFSYPGYQEILAGFSDPGVKSNDKIWNPNVTVLEWIQQKEGFQEKVAAFGSWDVFPYIINQQRNGMYINAGFDTASGASLTVKERWLNEIQFQCPKLWNGVRLDVMTHQYAMEYIQKNHPRLVYISYGETDDFAHDGKYDYYLDAAHRTDAMIAQLWDYCQQDPFYKNRTTFVITTDHGRGDLNKREWTSHGKLINGSNFIWIAAIGPDTPGRGEVQNAKRYFQNQAAKSVAKFLGFDYSNREEVGEIIDVLFSK is encoded by the coding sequence ATGAAAAAATACAAATTTGTTTTACTAATTTTTATAAGCTGCATACTTGCTTCAAACTTACTCTATACTCAGGAGATGAAAACCCAAAATGTAATTTTTATAACCCTGGATGGATTGCGATGGCAAGAGTTGTTTGGAGGAGCTGACGATTCATTGGTCAGAGATTTACGTTTTGTTAAGGACACAACTTTGTTAAAGGCCTCTTATTGGGATGATGACCCGGACGTGAGAAGAAGAACTTTAATGCCCTGGATGTGGAATACGGTTGGCGTTAATGGAGTATTACTTGGTAATCAATGGAAAGGAAGTAAGGTTCAGGTTACAAATATGCATTGGTTCTCCTATCCGGGTTATCAGGAAATTCTAGCTGGTTTTTCTGATCCTGGTGTAAAAAGCAATGATAAAATTTGGAATCCTAACGTAACTGTCTTGGAGTGGATTCAGCAGAAAGAAGGATTTCAAGAAAAGGTAGCAGCTTTTGGAAGCTGGGATGTTTTTCCATATATTATTAATCAACAAAGAAATGGAATGTACATCAATGCAGGGTTTGATACGGCTTCAGGGGCATCTTTAACTGTCAAGGAAAGATGGCTCAACGAGATCCAGTTTCAATGTCCGAAGCTTTGGAATGGAGTGCGATTGGATGTGATGACGCATCAATATGCTATGGAATACATACAAAAGAATCATCCAAGGTTGGTTTATATATCATATGGTGAAACTGATGATTTCGCTCACGATGGAAAGTATGATTATTATTTAGATGCCGCTCACCGCACAGATGCAATGATAGCTCAATTATGGGATTATTGTCAGCAGGACCCATTTTATAAAAATAGAACTACGTTTGTGATTACCACCGATCATGGAAGAGGCGATTTGAATAAAAGAGAATGGACATCACATGGTAAATTAATTAACGGATCAAATTTTATTTGGATTGCAGCCATAGGTCCTGATACGCCTGGAAGAGGGGAGGTGCAAAATGCAAAACGCTATTTTCAAAATCAGGCTGCCAAATCTGTTGCTAAATTTTTAGGATTCGATTATTCCAACCGCGAAGAGGTCGGGGAAATAATAGATGTTCTTTTTAGTAAATAA
- a CDS encoding SusC/RagA family TonB-linked outer membrane protein: MKRTILKLTLFLIVLAAFNAKAVAQISINGKITDSKGEALTGVTIMEENTNNGTTTDEMGNYSLQVSNGNSVLIISYVGYNTQRKSVGGQREISLSLTENSIGLNEVAITALGIKREKKALSYAVQEVKGDDLVKARETNVLNSLAGKVAGVTVVGNPSGIGSSSRIIIRGERSLNINNNQPLFVIDGVPITNQFNGSSGRSFQETDYGNGAGFVNPDDIESMTVLKGANATALYGSRASNGVILIKTKAGTKRKGVGISFNSTVSFEDVLILPEYQNKYGQGLNGEFNFVDGNGGGLRDGVDENWGPEMTGQLLDQFDSPTNKGFRGGDVGNLFTNIGPVNLADQLANRGTIQATPFVALEDNVRDFFETGATYTNNISFEGGNDQSDFRLSLTALNQTGIVPNTDLNRYTASFNGGYNLTDKLGVRLNLNYLNNSSKNRPNLSYGTENIMYLFNCWWPRSVSVVNSREYWQRGREGLNQFNFNYNYHDNPYFNVYENTNGQALNRVYGNIALNYQFTSEWKIMLRSGTDVNNEFRDRRRAYSTQRFKLGSYREEKIYSEERNTDFLISFNPTINSDLSFSVSGGGNRLDQEFKLSDISAPELAVPGIYSLNNSRVALQYFTFGSKKRINSLYSFVNLGYKSKVFLDLSLRNDWSSTLPSNENSYLYYGIGSSIVLTDWFHTNEDILSFAKLRLGVAQVGNDTDPYQLIATYAAQTAANGLPTYEESAALANADLKPEISTSFEIGTELRFLKNRIGLDFTYYITNSENQILPIQLSSTTGYTSRVINAGLIQNKGIEVMLNLQPLRSSNGFNWNIDLNWSKNDSKVKELYQDPISGQTITSYVMANRYITVEARVGEEMGDMYGIGFIRVSSDPTNPYYDPSGKYVGQVVYSTNGKPLATTDRIKLGNYNPDWLAGIRNTFSYHGLSLSVLFDIRSGGKLYSHTQTVGREGGTILETLEGRADGYDLSKDGNGVIGSGVVQNADGTFTPNTVKLPAREWHTTITLGRRLVEGMIYDASFTKLREVQLSYTLPNRWLGNANIRDLTLSFVGRNLALWSDVPHVDPETSSTAGGTIIPGVESVAIPSTKSFGFNIGLKF; the protein is encoded by the coding sequence ATGAAACGAACTATTCTAAAACTTACACTATTCCTAATCGTATTAGCAGCATTTAATGCTAAGGCCGTAGCGCAGATTTCCATCAATGGGAAGATCACAGATAGCAAGGGCGAAGCATTGACCGGTGTTACAATTATGGAGGAAAATACCAATAATGGTACAACCACAGATGAAATGGGGAATTACTCGTTGCAAGTAAGCAATGGTAACTCGGTACTAATCATTTCATATGTTGGATACAATACGCAACGCAAAAGTGTTGGCGGACAGCGCGAAATCAGCCTTTCTTTAACTGAAAACAGTATTGGTTTGAATGAAGTAGCGATCACGGCATTGGGGATTAAAAGAGAAAAAAAGGCATTAAGTTATGCAGTCCAGGAAGTCAAAGGAGATGATCTGGTCAAAGCGCGTGAAACCAACGTATTAAATTCTCTTGCTGGAAAAGTGGCAGGCGTAACTGTGGTAGGTAATCCTAGTGGGATTGGTTCATCAAGCAGAATAATAATCAGAGGAGAACGATCGCTTAATATAAATAATAATCAACCACTGTTTGTTATTGATGGTGTGCCCATTACGAATCAGTTTAATGGTTCATCTGGTAGAAGTTTCCAGGAAACGGATTATGGCAATGGAGCCGGATTTGTAAATCCTGATGACATTGAGTCAATGACTGTCTTGAAAGGGGCCAATGCTACAGCCTTATATGGTTCCAGAGCCTCCAACGGAGTAATACTTATTAAAACTAAGGCAGGTACCAAAAGGAAAGGGGTTGGTATCAGTTTCAACTCCACAGTAAGTTTTGAGGATGTGCTCATACTTCCCGAATATCAAAATAAATATGGACAAGGATTAAATGGTGAATTCAATTTTGTCGATGGAAACGGAGGTGGTTTGCGCGATGGGGTAGATGAAAATTGGGGTCCTGAAATGACAGGTCAGTTATTGGATCAATTCGATTCACCAACGAATAAAGGATTTAGAGGAGGAGATGTCGGGAATTTGTTTACCAATATTGGTCCGGTGAATTTAGCTGATCAATTAGCCAACAGAGGAACCATTCAAGCAACGCCATTTGTAGCTTTGGAAGATAATGTTAGAGACTTCTTTGAAACAGGGGCAACCTACACGAATAATATTTCTTTTGAGGGTGGTAATGATCAATCTGATTTTCGATTATCACTGACTGCTTTAAATCAAACGGGAATTGTCCCAAATACAGATTTGAATCGCTATACAGCTTCCTTTAATGGTGGATATAATTTAACCGATAAATTGGGTGTTCGATTGAACTTGAACTATTTGAATAACTCAAGCAAAAACAGACCGAATTTAAGTTACGGTACTGAAAATATCATGTATCTTTTTAATTGTTGGTGGCCGCGTAGTGTGAGCGTCGTGAATTCACGTGAATACTGGCAAAGAGGCCGGGAAGGGCTAAATCAGTTTAACTTTAATTACAATTACCACGACAATCCGTATTTTAATGTCTATGAAAACACAAATGGTCAAGCTTTAAATCGGGTATATGGAAATATTGCATTGAATTATCAATTTACATCCGAATGGAAAATTATGCTTCGGAGTGGAACTGATGTGAATAATGAATTCCGCGATCGAAGGAGAGCGTATAGCACACAACGCTTTAAATTGGGAAGTTATCGGGAAGAAAAAATCTATAGTGAAGAACGCAATACAGATTTTCTGATTTCATTTAATCCGACCATAAATTCTGATTTATCTTTTTCTGTGTCTGGAGGAGGCAATCGTTTGGATCAGGAGTTTAAACTTTCCGATATCAGTGCACCGGAATTGGCGGTTCCTGGAATTTATTCACTCAATAACAGTCGTGTAGCTTTGCAATATTTCACATTTGGATCCAAGAAAAGAATAAATAGTTTATACAGTTTTGTAAACTTGGGTTATAAAAGCAAAGTATTTTTAGATCTTTCACTTAGAAATGATTGGTCTAGTACCTTGCCTTCAAACGAAAACTCATACCTCTATTATGGAATTGGTAGCAGTATCGTTTTAACTGATTGGTTCCATACGAATGAAGATATTCTCTCTTTTGCGAAGTTGAGATTGGGTGTAGCTCAGGTGGGAAATGATACAGATCCCTATCAGTTAATCGCGACGTATGCGGCCCAGACGGCTGCCAATGGACTTCCTACTTATGAAGAATCAGCAGCACTTGCCAATGCAGACTTGAAACCTGAGATCAGCACATCTTTTGAAATTGGAACTGAATTGCGATTTTTAAAGAATAGAATTGGTTTGGATTTTACTTATTACATAACGAATAGTGAAAATCAGATTTTACCTATTCAATTATCCAGTACTACCGGATATACGTCTCGGGTTATTAATGCTGGATTGATTCAGAATAAGGGAATTGAAGTGATGTTAAATCTCCAGCCATTGAGATCAAGTAATGGATTCAACTGGAACATTGATCTGAATTGGTCTAAAAATGACAGCAAAGTGAAAGAGTTGTATCAAGATCCAATTTCAGGCCAGACCATAACCAGTTATGTAATGGCAAATCGTTATATTACCGTTGAAGCAAGAGTTGGTGAAGAAATGGGAGATATGTATGGTATAGGTTTTATAAGGGTTTCATCCGATCCAACAAACCCATATTACGATCCATCAGGCAAGTATGTTGGCCAGGTTGTGTATTCAACAAATGGAAAACCACTTGCTACTACGGACCGTATTAAATTAGGAAATTACAATCCAGATTGGTTGGCTGGTATCAGAAATACTTTCAGTTATCATGGGTTGAGTTTGAGCGTTTTGTTTGATATAAGATCGGGAGGTAAGTTATATTCTCATACGCAAACAGTGGGACGCGAAGGAGGAACCATTTTAGAAACTTTGGAAGGCCGCGCAGATGGATACGATTTGAGTAAAGATGGAAACGGGGTGATCGGATCAGGTGTAGTTCAAAATGCTGATGGAACATTTACACCAAACACTGTTAAACTTCCTGCAAGAGAATGGCATACAACGATCACTCTTGGACGTCGTTTGGTAGAAGGCATGATTTATGATGCCAGTTTTACAAAATTGAGAGAGGTCCAATTATCATATACATTACCTAACCGTTGGTTAGGTAATGCAAACATCAGGGATTTAACCTTATCTTTTGTGGGTAGAAATTTGGCTTTGTGGTCGGATGTACCTCACGTGGATCCTGAGACTTCTTCAACGGCTGGCGGTACAATTATACCTGGTGTTGAATCGGTGGCCATACCAAGCACCAAATCTTTTGGATTTAACATAGGACTTAAATTTTGA
- a CDS encoding SusD/RagB family nutrient-binding outer membrane lipoprotein — protein sequence MKKIFFYNFLVICALLFVGCTDEFEEINTNNNSPVRVTPQLLLPDIQRDVINTLLGETWGIGNIVIQHTAKNQFVNEDRYLWGEFNSIWTNGYGKLRDVYNIIRLAEENNDQPTKAVALIMKSWIYSLITDTYGDIPYSEAIAAKAGINYPKYDTQEEIYNGIISDLSLANDLLANSSGVVGGDIVYNGNITKWRKLANSLKIRYLIRISKKKNPGSALSEMISDASKFPLFSSNDDNGVYNFKESSPDQFPLYSARVGSFNEFRASKTLLDTLKSMNDPRLKIYYRATPATEGTAQEEFIGIPNGLDDVTSQTYAGGQQNHSRIGSLFFENSITTEGLKIAKGVIMTYAELQFLLAEASAKGWISGDSKMFYENGIKSSFDYYGLSVPTGYFDLQTVKWSGDQQENLNKIGFQKWISFYYQGMEAWFDWRRTGIPVLTPAVSNQNGGKIPVRFIYPFIEQALNGPNRQVAVSRQGGDDINTKMWYLQ from the coding sequence ATGAAAAAAATATTTTTCTATAATTTTTTAGTCATTTGCGCATTATTATTTGTAGGATGTACAGATGAATTTGAGGAAATCAATACCAACAACAATTCACCTGTCAGGGTTACTCCTCAGTTGTTGTTACCCGATATTCAAAGAGATGTTATAAACACATTACTGGGAGAAACCTGGGGAATCGGGAACATTGTTATACAACATACTGCCAAAAATCAATTTGTAAACGAAGATCGTTATTTGTGGGGCGAGTTTAATAGTATCTGGACAAATGGATATGGTAAATTAAGAGACGTTTATAATATAATTCGGTTGGCGGAAGAAAACAATGATCAACCGACTAAAGCCGTGGCTCTGATTATGAAATCATGGATATACTCTTTGATAACAGACACTTATGGAGATATACCCTACTCAGAGGCAATAGCAGCAAAAGCCGGGATAAATTATCCCAAGTATGATACTCAAGAGGAGATTTATAATGGGATCATTAGTGACTTGAGTTTAGCCAATGATTTATTAGCCAATTCAAGTGGAGTAGTAGGTGGTGATATTGTTTACAATGGGAACATAACGAAGTGGCGTAAATTGGCCAACTCATTAAAGATACGATACCTGATAAGGATTTCAAAAAAGAAAAACCCTGGATCCGCCTTAAGTGAAATGATTTCAGATGCATCCAAGTTCCCTCTATTCAGCAGCAATGATGACAATGGAGTATATAATTTCAAAGAATCTTCACCAGATCAATTTCCTTTATACAGTGCGAGAGTTGGATCTTTCAATGAGTTTCGGGCTAGTAAAACCTTACTGGATACATTGAAATCGATGAATGATCCCCGTTTGAAAATCTACTATAGAGCTACACCTGCAACAGAAGGAACTGCACAGGAAGAATTTATTGGTATTCCCAACGGGTTGGATGATGTTACCTCACAAACTTATGCTGGTGGGCAACAAAATCATTCACGCATTGGTAGTTTATTTTTTGAAAATTCAATAACCACCGAAGGACTAAAAATTGCAAAAGGTGTAATCATGACTTATGCAGAATTGCAATTTTTATTGGCAGAAGCGTCTGCAAAAGGCTGGATAAGCGGAGATTCTAAAATGTTTTATGAGAATGGAATTAAATCTTCATTTGATTATTATGGGCTTTCTGTTCCAACTGGCTATTTTGACCTTCAGACTGTAAAATGGAGCGGCGATCAGCAGGAGAATTTAAATAAGATTGGATTTCAGAAATGGATTTCATTTTACTACCAGGGAATGGAAGCTTGGTTTGATTGGAGGAGAACTGGTATTCCTGTACTAACCCCGGCTGTAAGTAATCAAAACGGAGGCAAAATCCCGGTTCGGTTTATTTATCCATTTATTGAGCAAGCTCTTAACGGGCCAAACAGACAGGTAGCCGTGAGCAGGCAGGGTGGAGATGATATCAATACAAAAATGTGGTATTTACAATAA
- a CDS encoding HAD hydrolase-like protein yields the protein MKQDRIRMIVFDMAGTTIQENNLVYRSLQFALQMHGFNLDLDQILIHAAGKEKVTAIRDLLKFTSQQEADDELVSDVFIDFSKQLNEQYAIVGQVKLFPSYTLLCNYLRENEIIIVLNTGYSKVIAQKILDQVGLLPGEGYDLLVCSDMVNQSRPHPAMIDYVSNKFEIQPRHIIKVGDTIVDIMEGKNANVKYSIGVTTGAQTRKQLEACQPDFIIDDLLELIPIIENVNK from the coding sequence ATGAAACAGGATAGAATCCGCATGATCGTATTCGATATGGCAGGGACGACGATACAAGAGAATAACCTGGTGTATCGATCTTTGCAGTTTGCACTTCAAATGCACGGGTTCAACCTGGATCTGGATCAGATACTTATCCATGCTGCAGGAAAGGAAAAGGTAACAGCTATCAGAGATTTATTGAAATTCACATCACAGCAAGAAGCAGATGATGAATTGGTAAGCGATGTATTTATCGATTTTTCCAAACAACTTAATGAGCAATATGCAATAGTTGGTCAGGTAAAGTTATTTCCCTCCTATACGCTCCTATGTAATTATTTGAGAGAAAATGAAATCATAATAGTGCTAAACACAGGGTATAGCAAAGTGATTGCTCAAAAAATCCTGGATCAGGTTGGATTATTACCTGGGGAAGGATATGATTTATTGGTATGTTCAGATATGGTAAACCAAAGCCGTCCTCATCCTGCCATGATTGATTATGTAAGTAATAAGTTTGAGATTCAACCAAGACATATAATTAAAGTTGGGGATACAATTGTGGATATTATGGAGGGTAAAAATGCCAATGTTAAGTACTCCATAGGCGTGACAACTGGTGCCCAGACCAGGAAACAACTCGAAGCCTGTCAACCTGATTTTATCATCGATGATTTATTGGAATTGATTCCAATTATCGAAAATGTAAATAAGTAA
- a CDS encoding TIGR03364 family FAD-dependent oxidoreductase: MKLYDIIVIGSGIMGLAHAYHASNLGLRVLILEKNSRAAGSSVQNFGQVVPSGFGVEWQRIGRVSLEYYRKIQSEWDITARNNGSIYFATDPQEEQLLEELMSINRIENYSSVLLNKEECYAKYAGINMDHIRCGLFFPEEISLDSPIAIASLSAYLQIRRGVEMQFQTVVSNVESDTNQVLLTDHFGRTYQAQIVIICNGSEFKLLYPKYFENADLEMVKLQMMQVSDPGFKIGGNLLTGYSIRRYESFHECPSYMQIKKEENPDTFAKQFGIHLLFKQNLDGSIILGDSHEYAPPDRWEEIQAHVTQQCINQFMMDEANKYINIKQSQIIKTWIGIYSQVKDKGLINVEIEPNVHIACAIGGKGMTASLGFAKMNMDQIYSNL, translated from the coding sequence ATGAAACTATATGACATCATTGTAATTGGTTCTGGCATTATGGGCCTTGCGCATGCTTATCATGCTTCCAATTTAGGATTGCGGGTCCTTATTTTAGAAAAAAACAGTAGGGCAGCGGGATCCAGCGTCCAAAATTTTGGCCAGGTCGTTCCCTCTGGATTTGGAGTTGAATGGCAACGTATTGGTAGGGTTTCATTGGAATATTACAGAAAAATCCAAAGTGAATGGGATATTACAGCCCGAAATAATGGAAGTATATATTTCGCAACAGATCCTCAGGAAGAGCAACTCTTAGAGGAGTTGATGTCTATAAACCGGATTGAAAATTATTCCTCTGTATTGCTAAATAAAGAGGAGTGTTATGCCAAGTATGCAGGAATAAATATGGATCATATTCGGTGCGGACTTTTTTTTCCTGAAGAAATTTCTTTGGACTCCCCAATTGCCATAGCTTCTCTGTCTGCCTATTTGCAGATTAGAAGAGGAGTTGAAATGCAGTTTCAAACAGTTGTTAGTAATGTTGAATCTGATACGAATCAAGTATTATTAACAGACCATTTTGGCAGAACATACCAGGCCCAGATTGTTATCATTTGTAATGGCTCTGAGTTTAAGTTGCTTTATCCCAAATATTTTGAAAATGCTGATCTTGAGATGGTCAAATTGCAAATGATGCAAGTGAGTGATCCCGGTTTTAAAATCGGTGGTAATTTGCTTACAGGGTACTCCATCAGGAGGTATGAAAGTTTTCATGAATGCCCTTCATATATGCAAATAAAAAAGGAAGAAAATCCCGATACTTTTGCAAAGCAATTTGGTATTCATTTACTTTTTAAACAGAATTTAGATGGGAGTATCATTTTAGGAGATTCTCATGAATATGCTCCTCCGGATCGTTGGGAAGAAATACAAGCCCATGTAACACAGCAATGCATAAATCAATTTATGATGGATGAAGCAAATAAATACATCAATATTAAACAAAGCCAAATAATTAAAACGTGGATTGGAATTTATTCCCAGGTAAAAGATAAGGGATTAATAAATGTAGAAATAGAACCCAATGTTCATATTGCATGTGCAATCGGCGGAAAAGGTATGACGGCTTCTTTGGGTTTTGCCAAAATGAATATGGATCAAATTTATTCGAATCTTTGA
- a CDS encoding GSCFA domain-containing protein, producing the protein MNVFKDRTIFPSFNKNETFNYKNLFYTAGSCFAEEFNKKLRNYQFPQIQHPFGICFNPISLSRQFMVLLSDDHYQTEEFILNDGLYHSLDHHGKYSNANKDQLLNSINAELEFGKKLIKKIDCLILTLGSAHYYLHLPSNRVAANCHKIPPTEFLKKRASLEESITYLQQALENLFKLNPNVRIILSVSPVRYLRDGFVENNRSKATLILCCDSLCKWNSQIEYFPAYEIFMDDLRDYRYAADDLVHPSNKAIDYIWSYFIQSYFNETTQKLIHQMNNYFKLLAHNISHPDAHSMKSLNHKIQCEKESIHKLHPAFK; encoded by the coding sequence ATGAATGTTTTTAAAGACCGCACCATTTTTCCTTCATTTAATAAAAATGAGACTTTCAATTATAAGAATCTCTTTTATACCGCCGGGAGTTGCTTTGCAGAAGAATTTAACAAAAAACTGCGGAATTACCAATTCCCGCAAATCCAACACCCCTTTGGCATTTGTTTTAATCCAATTAGCCTTTCGCGCCAATTCATGGTCTTGTTGTCCGATGATCATTACCAAACAGAAGAATTTATATTAAATGATGGCCTGTACCACTCATTGGACCATCATGGGAAATATTCAAACGCCAACAAGGATCAATTATTGAATTCCATTAATGCTGAATTAGAATTTGGAAAAAAACTAATCAAGAAAATAGATTGTCTGATTTTAACCTTAGGTTCAGCCCATTATTATTTGCATCTTCCTTCAAATCGGGTAGCAGCAAACTGCCATAAAATTCCTCCAACAGAATTCCTTAAAAAACGGGCAAGCCTGGAAGAAAGCATTACGTATTTGCAACAGGCTTTAGAGAACTTATTTAAATTAAACCCCAATGTCAGGATTATATTAAGCGTGAGCCCTGTAAGATACCTCCGTGATGGCTTTGTGGAAAACAACCGGAGTAAAGCCACTCTTATATTATGCTGTGATAGCCTTTGCAAATGGAATTCTCAAATTGAATATTTTCCTGCTTATGAAATATTTATGGATGATTTACGAGATTATCGATATGCAGCAGATGATTTAGTGCATCCAAGCAATAAGGCCATTGATTACATTTGGAGCTATTTTATTCAATCCTACTTTAATGAAACTACTCAAAAATTGATTCATCAAATGAATAATTATTTCAAACTTCTGGCTCATAATATTTCACACCCGGACGCTCATTCCATGAAAAGTTTAAATCATAAAATTCAATGCGAAAAGGAAAGCATACATAAACTACATCCAGCATTCAAATGA